Proteins from one Malaya genurostris strain Urasoe2022 chromosome 2, Malgen_1.1, whole genome shotgun sequence genomic window:
- the LOC131428578 gene encoding craniofacial development protein 2-like, with protein sequence MERFNPSPARKLAQLANEAHRMKLEILGLSEVRWPNFGEHRIPSGQILLYSGLRGEHAPRHRGVGFLLSAQAHSALMKWEPISERIIVAWFRTRVRNLTIIQTYAPTDAADLQDKENFYSQLNATVDRIPKVDIMICMGDFNAKIGSDNSNYERTMGRHGPREMNENGELFAEFCGNNDMVIGGSLFPHRPVSRDGFTESQIDHICISRKWKRSLLDVRNKFSADIASDHHLILGEIRLRVARIRRQEERVGRRFNTRRLDDTTVKMSFTVKLQTRTADIPEGGNVENQWTAIKNAFIVTSKNNLGELRTQRKQWITDETWTKIEERSGAKAAIQRSKTRGAIYSARQRHSALEKEVKRSCRRDKRAWADSLADKGEKAAATGDIRLL encoded by the coding sequence ATGGAACGTTTTAACCCTAGCCCAGCGAGGAAACTGGCACAACTTGCAAACGAGGCGCATCGAATGAAACTTGAGATCCTAGGACTCAGTGAAGTCCGTTGGCCGAACTTTGGAGAACACAGAATACCATCGGGACAAATTCTGCTATACTCTGGCCTACGAGGTGAACACGCTCCCCGGCATCGTGGAGTTGGCTTCCTACTGAGCGCCCAGGCACACTCTGCTCTTATGAAGTGGGAGCCTATAAGTGAAAGGATAATCGTTGCCTGGTTCAGAACAAGGGTTCGAAACCTCACTATAATCCAAACTTACGCGCCAACCGATGCTGCCGACCTGCAAGACAAAGAGAACTTCTACAGTCAACTCAATGCCACCGTAGATAGAATTCCGAAGGTCGACATCATGATCTGTATGGGCGACTTCAACGCGAAGATCGGATCCGATAACTCGAACTATGAGCGTACTATGGGGCGCCATGGTCCCAGGGAAATGAACGAAAACGGAGAGCTGTTTGCAGAATTCTGTGGCAATAACGACATGGTGATCGGGGGATCGCTCTTCCCCCATCGACCGGTTTCCCGTGACGGCTTTACCGAAAGTCAAATTGACCACATCTGCATCAGCCGAAAGTGGAAACGGAGCCTTCTTGATGTGCGGAATAAATTTAGTGCCGATATCGCGTCTGACCACCACCTCATCCTCGGCGAAATACGCCTGCGTGTTGCGCGTATTCGTCGACAAGAGGAGAGAGTTGGACGGCGGTTTAACACACGCCGACTGGATGATACCACAGTGAAAATGTCCTTCACTGTGAAACTGCAGACTCGTACTGCAGACATTCCGGAAGGTGGCAACGTGGAAAACCAATGGACTGCCATCAAGAATGCCTTCATCGTCACCAGCAAGAATAATCTGGGTGAACTGCGCACCCAGAGAAAGCAATGGATCACTGATGAGACCTGGACGAAAATAGAGGAGCGAAGTGGAGCCAAAGCCGCAATACAGCGATCCAAAACCCGAGGAGCCATATATTCGGCCCGTCAACGACACTCGGCTCTGGAGA